The Ignicoccus hospitalis KIN4/I genome includes the window CGCCAGTGGCAGCGGCCACGTTTATGCCCCTCGAGAGCCCGGCCCCGTCGCCGGCGGCGTAAAGCCCGTCGACCACGGTCTCCATGTTGCGGTCCACCCTCGCCTTCATGCTGTAGTACTTTATCTCCGGGGCGTAGAGCAAGGTGTGTGGCGAGAAGACTCCGGGTATTATGTAGTCTAAGCTCTTCAGGCCCTCCAGTATGTTGGTTATCACCCTGTACGGGTAGGCCATGCTTATGTCGCCGGGCGTCACCTCCCTCAAGGTGGGCCTCACTATGCCCCTCTTGATCCTCTCCCAAGTGCTCCTCCTTCCGCTCTCCAAGTCAATTAGCCTCTGGACCAGCGGGTTCCCCCCTCCCAGCCTCGTGGCGAGCTTGGCTATGTTCTTCCCGTATTCTATGGTGTCTTCCATGGGGTCGGTTAAGTTTATAGTTACCAAGAAGGCGAAGTTGGTGTTGTCGCTCTTCTTGCTCAAGTACGCGTGGCCGTTTACGCCCACGGTCCCGTCGTCGTAGAGCTCCTTGACCACGAACCCCCTGTGGTTCGTACAGAAGGTCCTCACCTTGTCGTCGAACGTCTTCGTGTATATGATTATCTTAGGGTCTACTTCGACTTTTATGACGTCCTCCATGACCGCCGCCGGGACCTCGACCCTTACCCCCACGTCCAAGGGCCCGGGCTCCAGCTCCACCCCGAGCTTCCGCGACACCTTCACGAACCAGTCCGCTCCCCCTCTGCCGGGGGCCAGCAAGAGCAGCTTGGAGGTGAACTCTCCCTTGTTAGTCTTAACAACGAACCGGCTGTTGATCTTGTCCACGTCTATTGCTGTGGTGCCCACAATGAAGTCCACCCCACGCTCTTGCAAGAACTTAGTCATGTTATCTATCACTTTTACTGAGTTGTCCGTACCTATGTGCCTCTGCCTTATGGGCACGAACTTGGCCCCTACCTTGGCGGCCCTCTTCTCTATCTCCTTGGTGGCCTCCGGGTCGGGCTCGTGTAAGGTGTCGGGAGGGGCGCCAAACTTCAAGAACACTTGGTCCACGTACTCTATCAGCTCCCAAGCCTTCTCCCAGCTCCCCACGAGCTCGTGGAGGTCGCCGCCCACGTCGGGCCTCAAGTTTATCAGGCCGGAGGAGAGCGTGCCGGCGCCCCCCACGCCGTAGATTATGTGGCACGGCTCGCAGTAGGTACACTTCCCGACCTTGGGCTCTTGGAGCGGGCACTTCCTCTGGTGGGCGAAGTAGCCCTTCTCTATTATCCCTACCCTCAGCTTGCCCTCCCCTAAGGTGGCCAGCTCGTGGGCCGCGAACATCCCCGCGGGGCCAGCCCCCACTATTAGGACGTCGTACTCCTTCACCTCAACACACCCCCACGGTCTCCAGAGCTTCCGGGCCGGTTCCCACGTAACAGACCGGGACGCCCACCTCTTTCTCTATATCGCTGATCCAGAGCCTCGCCTCGGGCGGCAAGTCGCTCCACGAGGTGACCCCCTTCGCCTTGGGGAACAGTACGTCTATCTTCGTTATTGCAATTTTGGTCGCGCCGTTGGCCCTCGCCGCCCTCTTGAGTAAGTCCAAGTTCTCCTCCAGAGGGGCCGCCCTCCTCGGCCTGCCGGTTACAGTGCCCCTCTCTACCATGCCCCTCCTCTGGAGCTCCTCCAAGCTCAGCTCTCCCTTGAGGGGTCCCTCCCCGACCCTCGTTACGAAAGACTTAGTGACCAATATGACGTCCTCCACGTCCGAAGGGGCCAGCCCGGTCTCGCTTAGGAGGGCCCCGGCGGTGACGTCCCTAGAGGTCACGTACGGGTACGTGCCGTGGAACAAGCTCAACCCGAAGCCTTGTGTGCCCTCCACGTGGACCACTTTATAAGAATCCACCGCGTCGTAGAGCAATGAGGGCACGTCCGTAACCGTTGCGTACTTTTCAATTTCTTCTTTGAAGTCTCTGGCTAGCTTGAGCCTCCTCATTACTCTGTCGCTCATCGCTGCCCCGACTCCCGTGAGGGTCGAGCCTATCCTCGACCTCAAGTGGGCGTCCTCCCTCTCCCTCCTGACGTGCTCTTCCTCAATAATTCCGGTATTTTCGTCAACGAATACCCTCTCTTTCGAAATTCCGAGCTCCTTCACTTCGTTCGCCAGAACCCCTACGCTTATCAAAGCTCCCGGGGCGACGGCGGCCTTGCAGACGTCACACGTCACCGTCCCTGAGGGCAAGGCCCTAAGCTTGTACTCCTTACCCATGTGTACTACCGTGTGGCCAGCGTTTATCGCCCCGGTCCTCACTAGGAACTCGGGCCTCTCGACGAAGGATAGGTAAGCCGCTACTTTGCCCTTACCCTCGTCCCCGAAGAGCGCGCCTACCACGAGCCTAACTGGCACCCAAGTACCCTTGTGGGCGCGCTCGCGCGTCCAGGATATAAAACTTCACCTAGTTATCTGTATCTCCTTCATTTCCTCGAGGTATTTCTTGCCCGGCCCCTCTACGAAGTACTCCCTAACGGGCTTCAGCATCTCAACCAAGTACTCCGCCACGGCCAACTTGAGGTCCAGCGGGTGTAAGGCCTTGGCGGCGAAGTCCCTTTCCACCTCTTGATAACTCTTGTACTCCTTCCTCTCTCCCGTCTTCTTGTTTACTACTTCGAAGCTCCTCCCCAAGTCCTCCAACCAAGGGAACACCACGTACTTCACTATTTCCAACACCGGGTTCATTTCGACCTCTCCAATAGGACAGTAGGCCCTCTTCAGTTTCCTCTTGATCTCCTCGGGGGAGTCGTGTACGAATATGGCGCTCTGGGGCACAGACTTGGACATTTTTATTTCAACTATCCCTTCCTCGAAGGCCTCTCTATCGCCTTCCCTCTTAGCCTTCAACAGCTTCTCCCTCGTCTCTTCATCTATGTGAAGGCCCAGTAGCAAGTGGTGGTGGAGCGCCACGGGCTTGTAGCCGAACTCCTTGGGCCCCACCTCTATTGCTATTACGTGCGCCTTCCTCTGGTCCATTCCGCCGTGGGCCAAGTTAACCCCGAGGGAGAATATGTCGGCCACTTGCATTGGCACGTAAACCAGCTGTCCGAAGTTCACCGACTCGCCCTCCTTCCTCCCCATTATTGTTATGCTCCTCTTTACCCTAGCTAGCGTTAGCCTGTTGGAAACTCTCAAGAAGTTTTCAAAGTACTTAATCCCGAGCTTCTCGAAGAACTCCGAGGCGAGTATTACCTCCACGGACTCCGGGTCCCCTCCTACGGCCTTTAGGGACTGGAGCAAGGCCTCCTTGAAGTAGCCCAACGCGACCCTCTTTATGGTGTCCAAGTCCCCGCCAAGCTTCTTGTTTATCCACGAGTGATAGTCTGCCAAAAACAAGGTCGTCTTAACTCCGGCCCTTTGTAAGTCGGCCACCTTCCTCATGGTAACTATTCCGGTTCCTAAGTGTACGAAGCCGGAGATCTCGAAGCCTATGTAGTGCTTCAGGGGGACCCCTTGTTCTATGTACTCCTTCAGGAGCTCGGGGGTGAGCACTTCCTCGGTGGGTTCCCTCATGATGAGTCTTATCTTCTCGTCCACCTCGCCTTACCCTGAGCGCGCGCGAAGCGAAATTTAATATCGACGAGCTCATGGGTTAGAGCGCTTATAACCTCCAAGGTCGCTCGGTGGCCGGTGGCAAGCGAGTGTTGCCCGTAGCCCTCTTCAGCCTAGGGCCCAACGAGATGCTGATACTGTTAATATTTGCCATCCTCTTGATCTTCGGTCCCTCTAAGATACCTGAGCTCGCGCGCAGCATAGGCGTGGCGGTCAGGGAGTTCAAGAAGGCCGCGGAGGGCGAGTACAGCGAAGAGGTGGAAGTTAAGAAGGGGACCTCCTCCGAGGGCGTGAGCGACGAGGAGCTCAAGGCCCTAGCTAAGAAGCTCGGCATAAGCACCGAAGGGAAGAGCGCTGAGGAATTAAAGAAGGAGATCCTCGAAGTGGCCAAGAAGGAGGGCCTCACCGGGGAGAAGAAGGAGGAAGGCTCCTAACCGATAACGTCCTTTTGTGACCTCTCCTCCGGGGGGCTCAGTGGGCAAGATAATTTACGACCCCTCCTTGAGCGAGAGGGT containing:
- a CDS encoding twin-arginine translocase TatA/TatE family subunit, which gives rise to MLPVALFSLGPNEMLILLIFAILLIFGPSKIPELARSIGVAVREFKKAAEGEYSEEVEVKKGTSSEGVSDEELKALAKKLGISTEGKSAEELKKEILEVAKKEGLTGEKKEEGS
- a CDS encoding adenylosuccinate synthetase, coding for MPVRLVVGALFGDEGKGKVAAYLSFVERPEFLVRTGAINAGHTVVHMGKEYKLRALPSGTVTCDVCKAAVAPGALISVGVLANEVKELGISKERVFVDENTGIIEEEHVRREREDAHLRSRIGSTLTGVGAAMSDRVMRRLKLARDFKEEIEKYATVTDVPSLLYDAVDSYKVVHVEGTQGFGLSLFHGTYPYVTSRDVTAGALLSETGLAPSDVEDVILVTKSFVTRVGEGPLKGELSLEELQRRGMVERGTVTGRPRRAAPLEENLDLLKRAARANGATKIAITKIDVLFPKAKGVTSWSDLPPEARLWISDIEKEVGVPVCYVGTGPEALETVGVC
- a CDS encoding tyrosine--tRNA ligase; the encoded protein is MDEKIRLIMREPTEEVLTPELLKEYIEQGVPLKHYIGFEISGFVHLGTGIVTMRKVADLQRAGVKTTLFLADYHSWINKKLGGDLDTIKRVALGYFKEALLQSLKAVGGDPESVEVILASEFFEKLGIKYFENFLRVSNRLTLARVKRSITIMGRKEGESVNFGQLVYVPMQVADIFSLGVNLAHGGMDQRKAHVIAIEVGPKEFGYKPVALHHHLLLGLHIDEETREKLLKAKREGDREAFEEGIVEIKMSKSVPQSAIFVHDSPEEIKRKLKRAYCPIGEVEMNPVLEIVKYVVFPWLEDLGRSFEVVNKKTGERKEYKSYQEVERDFAAKALHPLDLKLAVAEYLVEMLKPVREYFVEGPGKKYLEEMKEIQITR
- a CDS encoding NAD(P)/FAD-dependent oxidoreductase; protein product: MKEYDVLIVGAGPAGMFAAHELATLGEGKLRVGIIEKGYFAHQRKCPLQEPKVGKCTYCEPCHIIYGVGGAGTLSSGLINLRPDVGGDLHELVGSWEKAWELIEYVDQVFLKFGAPPDTLHEPDPEATKEIEKRAAKVGAKFVPIRQRHIGTDNSVKVIDNMTKFLQERGVDFIVGTTAIDVDKINSRFVVKTNKGEFTSKLLLLAPGRGGADWFVKVSRKLGVELEPGPLDVGVRVEVPAAVMEDVIKVEVDPKIIIYTKTFDDKVRTFCTNHRGFVVKELYDDGTVGVNGHAYLSKKSDNTNFAFLVTINLTDPMEDTIEYGKNIAKLATRLGGGNPLVQRLIDLESGRRSTWERIKRGIVRPTLREVTPGDISMAYPYRVITNILEGLKSLDYIIPGVFSPHTLLYAPEIKYYSMKARVDRNMETVVDGLYAAGDGAGLSRGINVAAATGVIAGRAMAERLL